The following proteins are encoded in a genomic region of Nocardioides renjunii:
- the ileS gene encoding isoleucine--tRNA ligase: MAYPKVSHTDATSVPSSPRFPSIEEAVLAYWEADDTFRASVEQREAGEDGGNEFVFYDGPPFANGLPHYGHLLTGYVKDLVPRYRTMRGQRVERRFGWDTHGLPAELEAMRLNGIKTTDEIVELGIEKFNEACRQSVLKYTGEWRDYVTRQARWVDFDNDYRTMNPEFMESVMWAFKQLHEKGLVYEGFRVLPYCWQDETPLSNHELRMDDDVYQVRQDPAVTVGYDVTTEGPFAGVKVLVWTTTPWTLPSNLAVMVGEDIDYVVVESSGPTGSPERYLLAEARVASYARELGDEPTVTWRGTGADLVGLEYTPPFSYYAAHERAFRLVPAEFVTTTDGTGLVHTAGAFGEDDKVVTDREGIEAVMPVGKDGRFTFPVVDYEGMQVFDANLQIIDHLKAATKGEQAGSVTPGTVLVRRETYDHSYPHCWRCRQPLIYKGVSSWFVEVTKVKERLMALNQEIRWVPDHIKDGQFGKWLENARDWSITRNRFWGSPVPVWKSDDEHYPRLDVYGSFEEIERDFGRLPVDGDGNPDLHRPFVDDLTRPNPDDPTGRSTMRRVTDVLDVWFDSGSMSFAQVHYPFENKDWFDDHFPGDFIVEYIGQTRGWFYTMHVLAGAIFDRPAFSTCLSHGIVLGNDGQKMSKSLRNYPDVREVFDRDGADAMRWFLMSSPILRGGNLVVTEQGIRDSVRQVLIPLWNSWSFFSLYANAAADGTGHDATWRADSSHPMDRYILAKLRDHVATMTDQLDNYEVAAACDSTRTFLDVLTNWYIRRSRERFWDEDADAFDTLYTVLEVVCRLTAPLLPLTTEEVWRGLTGERSVHLTDWPSADVLPLDEELVASMDTVRDVCSAGSALRKAANLRNRLPLSRLTVVAEGHLAQFTSLVADELNLKAVEVLAPDAPEAASYGVSERLTVNARAAGPRLGKDVQLAIRGAKSGDWSVADDGTVTAGGLPLVEGEYTLETVAGTSGDHSAIGMLPRGGFVVLDTAVTPELEAEGTARDLVRAVQQARKDAGLQVSDRIVLTLAAPEATLAAARTHEALIAEETLATEVSYADAAELAVEVARA, translated from the coding sequence CGCTACCGCACGATGCGCGGGCAGCGGGTCGAGCGTCGCTTCGGGTGGGACACCCACGGCCTGCCCGCGGAGCTGGAGGCGATGCGCCTCAACGGCATCAAGACCACCGACGAGATCGTCGAGCTGGGCATCGAGAAGTTCAACGAGGCGTGCCGCCAGAGCGTGCTGAAGTACACCGGGGAGTGGCGCGACTACGTCACCCGCCAGGCGCGCTGGGTCGACTTCGACAACGACTACCGCACCATGAACCCGGAGTTCATGGAGTCGGTGATGTGGGCCTTCAAGCAGCTGCACGAGAAGGGCCTGGTCTACGAGGGCTTCCGGGTGCTGCCCTACTGCTGGCAGGACGAGACCCCGCTGTCCAACCACGAGCTGCGGATGGACGACGACGTCTACCAGGTCCGCCAGGACCCCGCCGTGACCGTGGGCTACGACGTCACCACCGAGGGCCCCTTCGCGGGCGTCAAGGTGCTCGTCTGGACGACCACGCCGTGGACGCTGCCCTCCAACCTCGCGGTGATGGTCGGCGAGGACATCGACTACGTCGTCGTCGAGTCGTCGGGCCCCACCGGCAGCCCCGAGCGCTACCTGCTCGCCGAGGCCCGCGTGGCGTCGTACGCCCGTGAGCTGGGCGACGAGCCCACCGTGACCTGGCGGGGGACGGGCGCCGACCTCGTCGGCCTGGAGTACACCCCGCCGTTCTCCTACTACGCCGCCCACGAGCGCGCCTTCCGCCTCGTGCCCGCCGAGTTCGTCACCACCACCGACGGCACCGGGCTGGTGCACACCGCCGGCGCCTTCGGTGAGGACGACAAGGTCGTCACCGACCGCGAGGGCATCGAGGCGGTCATGCCGGTCGGCAAGGACGGTCGCTTCACCTTCCCCGTCGTCGACTACGAGGGCATGCAGGTCTTCGACGCCAACCTGCAGATCATCGACCACCTCAAGGCCGCGACGAAGGGGGAGCAGGCCGGCTCGGTCACGCCCGGCACCGTCCTGGTGCGCCGCGAGACCTACGACCACTCCTACCCCCACTGCTGGCGCTGCCGGCAGCCCCTGATCTACAAGGGCGTCTCGTCGTGGTTCGTCGAGGTGACCAAGGTCAAGGAGCGCCTGATGGCGCTCAACCAGGAGATCCGCTGGGTCCCCGACCACATCAAGGACGGCCAGTTCGGCAAGTGGCTGGAGAACGCCCGCGACTGGTCGATCACCCGCAACCGCTTCTGGGGCAGCCCGGTGCCGGTGTGGAAGTCCGACGACGAGCACTACCCGCGCCTCGACGTCTACGGGTCGTTCGAGGAGATCGAGCGCGACTTCGGCCGGCTGCCGGTCGACGGCGACGGCAACCCCGACCTGCACCGGCCGTTTGTCGACGACCTGACGCGCCCGAACCCGGACGACCCCACCGGCCGGAGCACGATGCGCCGCGTCACCGACGTCCTCGACGTCTGGTTCGACTCGGGATCGATGAGCTTCGCGCAGGTGCACTACCCGTTCGAGAACAAGGACTGGTTCGACGACCACTTCCCCGGCGACTTCATCGTCGAGTACATCGGCCAGACCCGCGGCTGGTTCTACACGATGCACGTCCTGGCGGGCGCGATCTTCGACCGCCCGGCGTTCTCCACGTGCCTGAGCCACGGCATCGTGCTCGGCAACGACGGCCAGAAGATGTCGAAGTCGCTGCGCAACTACCCCGACGTGCGCGAGGTCTTCGACCGCGACGGCGCCGACGCGATGCGCTGGTTCCTCATGTCCAGCCCGATCCTGCGCGGCGGCAACCTCGTGGTCACCGAGCAGGGCATCCGCGACTCGGTGCGGCAGGTGCTGATCCCGCTGTGGAACAGCTGGTCCTTCTTCAGCCTGTACGCCAACGCGGCCGCCGACGGCACGGGACACGACGCCACGTGGCGGGCCGACAGCTCGCACCCGATGGACCGCTACATCCTGGCCAAGCTGCGCGACCACGTCGCCACGATGACCGACCAGCTCGACAACTACGAGGTGGCGGCCGCCTGCGACTCGACGCGCACCTTCCTCGACGTGCTGACCAACTGGTACATCCGGCGCTCGCGCGAGCGGTTCTGGGACGAGGACGCCGACGCGTTCGACACCCTCTACACGGTGCTCGAGGTGGTCTGCCGCCTCACCGCTCCGCTGCTGCCGCTGACGACCGAGGAGGTGTGGCGCGGCCTGACCGGCGAGCGCTCGGTGCACCTCACCGACTGGCCGTCCGCCGACGTCCTGCCCCTCGACGAGGAGCTCGTGGCGTCGATGGACACCGTCCGCGACGTCTGCTCGGCCGGCTCGGCGCTGCGCAAGGCGGCCAACCTCCGCAACCGCCTGCCGCTGTCGCGGCTGACGGTGGTCGCCGAGGGCCACCTGGCGCAGTTCACGTCGCTCGTCGCCGACGAGCTCAACCTCAAGGCGGTCGAGGTGCTCGCGCCCGACGCGCCCGAGGCGGCGTCGTACGGCGTCTCCGAGCGGCTCACGGTCAACGCCCGCGCCGCGGGCCCGCGCCTCGGCAAGGACGTGCAGCTCGCCATCAGGGGCGCCAAGTCCGGCGACTGGTCGGTGGCCGACGACGGCACCGTCACCGCTGGCGGGCTCCCGCTGGTCGAGGGGGAGTACACCCTCGAGACCGTCGCCGGGACCTCCGGCGACCACAGCGCGATCGGGATGCTGCCGCGCGGCGGGTTCGTCGTCCTCGACACGGCCGTGACGCCCGAGCTCGAGGCCGAGGGCACGGCCCGCGACCTGGTCCGTGCGGTCCAGCAGGCCCGCAAGGACGCCGGCCTGCAGGTCAGCGACCGGATCGTGCTCACCCTCGCCGCGCCCGAGGCCACGCTGGCCGCGGCCCGCACCCACGAGGCGCTGATCGCCGAGGAGACGCTGGCGACGGAGGTGTCGTACGCCGACGCGGCGGAGCTGGCGGTCGAGGTGGCGAGGGCCTGA